In the genome of Vicia villosa cultivar HV-30 ecotype Madison, WI linkage group LG7, Vvil1.0, whole genome shotgun sequence, one region contains:
- the LOC131619887 gene encoding malonyl-CoA:anthocyanidin 5-O-glucoside-6''-O-malonyltransferase-like, whose translation MAFNNNNKIHQHLKVVPPSSSSSSQTTITIPLTSYDLLFLRSRPVERIFFYTLINSQSHPSFFFQNIVPTLNSSLSLTLQHFLPIAGKIVWPSDSSKPFIRFNPNDNDTGVSLLIAESNADFDHVISNSPHEASLSRSFIPDLESSDSFASIISLQITFFPNSGFGIGITSHHAVFDGKSSSMFMKAWAYICNKIIQSETPTLLPELEPSFNREIIDDKNGDDSIERINKLFQTETVNQRSLKIFPFETKLVDSVRATFKLTREDLDIIKQNVLSKWEISDTNESKPHTLSSFVLTCAHSVVSIAKAMHGVEKEREKFSFAFAVDCRARLEPQVPNNYFGNCVRGAFMDTKPFDFKEEDSVFVVAKRMHEKIKMIKEKGLEGNILDVYDKYNSLNNEGCETIGIAGSNRFGVYETDFGFGRPKKVEIVSIDGGLAIGLSESKDGNGGVEVGLVRNRHVMDLFSILFHGFQHCNKPASLLATC comes from the coding sequence ATGgctttcaacaacaacaataaaattcACCAGCACTTGAAGGTTGTtcctccatcatcatcatcatcatcacaaacaacaatAACCATTCCTCTCACTTCCTATGACCTACTTTTTCTAAGGTCCCGTCCAGTAGAGCGCATCTTCTTCTACACCCTCATAAATTCTCAATCACACCCCTCTTTCTTCTTCCAAAATATTGTTCCAACTCTCAATTCTTCACTCTCTCTAACCCTCCAACACTTTCTACCTATAGCTGGCAAAATCGTTTGGCCTTCAGATTCTTCAAAACCATTCATCCGTTTCAATCCTAATGACAATGATACCGGAGTTTCATTGCTCATAGCAGAATCTAATGCTGATTTCGATCATGTCATTTCAAACTCACCCCATGAAGCTTCGTTATCTCGGTCATTTATACCCGACTTGGAATCTTCAGATTCCTTTGCTTCTATTATCTCACTGCAAATCACTTTTTTCCCAAACTCTGGCTTCGGCATAGGAATTACTTCACACCATGCTGTTTTTGATGGAAAATCTTCATCCATGTTCATGAAAGCTTGGGCTTATATATGCAACAAAATAATTCAATCTGAAACACCAACTTTGTTGCCAGAGTTAGAGCCTTCGTTCAACCGAGAAATCATCGACGACAAAAATGGAGATGACTCAATCGAGCGCATAAACAAGTTATTCCAAACGGAAACTGTAAATCAAAGAAGCTTAAAGATTTTTCCATTTGAAACAAAACTTGTAGACTCTGTCCGTGCTACGTTCAAGCTCACACGCGAAGATTTggatataataaagcaaaatgtgTTATCAAAATGGGAAATATCTGATACTAATGAATCAAAGCCACATACTCTATCCTCTTTTGTTCTCACTTGTGCTCATTCAGTTGTTTCTATAGCAAAAGCTATGCATGGAGttgaaaaagagagagaaaaattttcttttgcttttgcaGTAGATTGTAGAGCAAGGTTGGAACCACAAGTACCAAACAACTATTTTGGTAACTGTGTAAGAGGGGCTTTTATGGATACAAAACCATTTGATTTCAAAGAAGAAGATAGTGTCTTTGTAGTTGCCAAACGTATGCATGAGAAAATAAAGATGATAAAAGAAAAGGGTCTTGAAGGAAATATTTTGGATGTGTATGATAAATATAATTCTTTAAATAATGAAGGATGTGAAACTATAGGGATTGCTGGGTCTAATAGATTTGGTGTTTATGAGACTGATTTTGGTTTTGGAAGGCCAAAAAAGGTGGAGATTGTGTCAATTGATGGAGGTTTGGCAATTGGTTTGTCAGAGAGCAAAGATGGCAATGGTGGAGTTGAAGTTGGTCTTGTTCGTAATAGACATGTAATGGATTTGTTTAGCATTTTGTTTCATGGATTTCAACATTGCAACAAACCTGCATCTCTGCTGGCAACTTGTTAA